The genomic DNA tccccatgCCCTTCTTACCTGGGTGCTTCCCTGGGGTGGGGGCTACTTGTCCGTGCCTCAGGGCTGCCAGCCGggctggaggggcagggggcTTGCAGCTGCAGGGGGTTTGGGTGGGAACATCCTCCAGTGAGCGGCACCCTTGTGGGAGGGGGGCGAGCTGGGCTGGTGGGGGAGGGTCTAGGACCACCGTGCTGCTGTCGTGCtgctctggccctgctgtgaacgccccagcagctgtgggtaGCTTTCCTGGGAGGCTCTTGGTGGTGACACAGCGTgtccccctttccctcctcctcctcctgctgctgctcctctgcgCTGCCACAGCGACAGACCGAGAGCCCGGCCCTGTAAGTGCCTTCCTCTTCTCTTGCACCGTTCTGTGCTGGCACCGGCTGTGCTCAGGAcgcagggatgggctggggcaCTCCGCGCTCCTGGAGGCAGCCCTGCCTTGGTGCTGcctgtcccaggagctgggcagagcgTCCCCAgccactgtcactgtccctcaccccagagctccctggcgCTGTCGAACGGGGAGCGCGCGCGAGCCATCGCCGAGtacctgagcagcagcaagaagagGAAGGTGGAGGAGAAGGACTTTGTTACAGACTAtgtgagcccagggctggggggcttGGGGTGACCCCGTCCTCTCCTGTGGGGCGAGGaatggagctgcctgtgcctctggcacagctccaggcaggagtgAGGGCGGCCGCAGCCCCTCTGGCTCCAACCGTGCTCCACGTTTCAGGGCAGCGATGCAGACAAAAGTGAGGACAACTTGGTGGTGGATGAGGTCAGTgtgctgggacactgggaggggTCTGGGGTCAGCATGtcctgggacactgggagggcTGTGGGGTCAGTGTGTGCTGTCCATCCCTGAGGGTGGGACtaacaggctgctccaggcagaggAGGGCATCTcagtgggagctgtgctccCTGACCCtcgccagcagcagcagtgagctcAAGATCCAGGCTGGCAGTCTGGCCCTTTCTTGAACCACCAGCTCCCCATAACCTGGgacatccctgctctccagcctgctctgctccctgctgatttccctccctccccaggaccCCTCTTCCCCGCACAGCGTCCACTCCTACTCGTCCCGGGAGAACGGGGTGGAGAAGGTCGCgctgggcaggaaggaggcCATGCCCCTCAGCCCGACCTCCAtggcctcctccagcagcacgtCCCCGTCCCGGAGCAAGGATGCACCCACGGTACGTGTGACTCTCTTGGGGCCTGTGCTTGTGTCCTTGctgcctgggctcagctcaCAGGGTGGCCATGGGTTCCCTGCCTCCAAACCCATGGGCAAAGtgctggaggggcagggaggtCCCGCAGACCCTTCAgcactggctgggctgggctgtcaTTGAGGGGGAGCCAACAGGGACCCCCTGGCAGGGCCGTGGTGCAGTTGCCACCTCCCCATTCTGTTCCTGGCAGGTGGAGAAGGCAGGGACGCCCAGCCTGAAGTCCAGCACCCCCACCTCCCAGGGTGACaccctgccaggctccagcGGTGCCCAGCAGTTTCGCCCCGCCGCCGCCAAGGTCTCCGTGGACCCCCTGGGTGAGCTCGGCCCCGCTGGAGCCCGGGTGGGTCTCCAAGCTCTGTCTCCAGGGCCCCATCCCTTCACTGTGCCTCTCCCCCACCAGCCCTGGGCCTGAGGAATCCGCTGGGAGTGCAGAGCCCCTACTCAGCTGCCTTCGGCTTGGCCCACCCTGCGGTCAACGGGGACGTGGCCGGGAGTGGCGCCTACGCCAGCCTCCACCTCATGTCCCCGCAGCTCAACGGGGCCGCCGTGGGAGCTGGCGGCTACGGGCGCTCGCCCCTGGTGAGTGATCTCGTCCccgtggggctgtggggccagggAGAGGGAGCCACTCTGACCcactgtcccctgcaggtgggCTACGACCCGCACCCCCACATGCGCGTCCCAGGGCTGGTGACCGGCATGCAAGTGGGGACCTCGGGCAAGCCGTGAgtggggccggggccgcgctgggGGAGGGGATGTGGTGGCTTCTGGGGGTGAATTTGGGCTGTGTGGAAAAGCTGgggccagcagggatggggagcacaGCCTGAGGGAATGCTGGGCTCTGGTTGTTGTATGCCAACTGGCATCGCTGGGTGTGTTCTGCTCATGGCCCTGACTCCAAACCGTGCTGCCTGTGTTGGAGCTGcgtggcagcagcccctgtgcacGCAGGATTCTGCTCTCttctcactgctctgctcccttgCAGTGCCTACTCCTTCCACGTCAGCGCCGACGGGCAGATGCAGCCGGTGCCTTTCCCCCCCGACGCCCTCATGGGCTCGGGCATCCCCCGGCACGCGCGGCAGCTGCACACCCTGAGCCACGGCGAGGTGGTCTGTGCTGTCACCATCAGCAACTCCACGCGACACGTCTACACCGGGGGCAAGGGCTGCGTCAAGGTCTGGGACGTGGGGCAGCCGGGCACCAAGACGGCCGTGGCTCAGCTGGACTGCctggtgaggaggaggaggaggaggaggagcagaaatgcctttgggctggggctgggcaggagaatgtgcccctgctccagtggagggggcagaggggcctctcagctgcagtgggagaagGAGAAGTGTCTCCTGCAAGGCCCTGTGTGCTCATCGTGTCCTCCTTGCCTTGCCCTGTTGCCCGTCACCCCCGTGCAGAACCGTGACAACTACATCCGTTCCTGCAAGCTGCTCCCCGACGGCCGCAGCCTGATCGTGGGGGGGGAGGCCAGCACCCTGTCCATCTGGGACCTGGCAGCCCCCACGCCCCGCATCAAGGCCGAGCTCACCTCCTCTGCCCCCGCCTGCTACGCCCTGGCCATCAGCCCTGACGCCAAAgtctgcttctcctgctgcagcgACGGCAACATCGTGGTGTGGGACCTGCAGAACCAGACGCTGGTCAGGTGAGTTTGGGGCAGGGGGAAGCTTGGGCAGGACTGCTGGGGACTCCTCAGGCCAGGAACCCCTCAGTCCCCTGCAGCAtgtccctgcccctccctgtgcccaacCCTGGCCACGGGACAGTGCCTGTCCttgcagctcctcactgctgggtgctgcccTGCCCACACTCCAtgctgcaggtgctggctgccctgccagctgtgccctcgccctctccctccccctcttTCCCAGGCAGTTTCAAGGCCACACGGACGGTGCCAGCTGCATTGACATCTCCAACGATGGCACCAAGCTGTGGACAGGGGGGCTGGACAACACCGTGCGCTGCTGGGACCTGCGGGAGGggcggcagctgcagcagcacgaCTTCAGCTCCCAGGTAGGGCTGCAGCCCTCTGGCAGCACCCCGGGGCCAGCTGGGACCTGCTGGGCCACTGTGTGAGCCTGTGTGTCCTCTCAGATCTTCTCCCTGGGCTACTGCCCCATGGGAGAGTGGCTGGCCGTGGGCATGGAGAGCAGCAACGTGGAGATCCTGCACGTCACCAAACCCGACAAGTACCAGCTGCACCTCCACGAGAGCTGCGTCCTCTCTCTCAAATTCGCCTCCTGCGGTAGGCACTCCTCTCCTGGCCCCCCTTGCTCTGGAGCCTCATGGATGCCACCTCTAgttctgtccctgtgtcccagggctCGTTGCACTGGGGGCAAGGATTTGTTCTGGtagccagccctgtccctggtgGTGACGCTCAGAGAAGGGGGATCCATCCCTCttggagcagtgctggctgctggagccaaACTCCTCCTTGTGCTTCCTTGGCTCatggctggcagagccctggctgcctctctctgtgtgtttcacagcctggccaggatctgctgctggctctgctgtggtgaCATGGGGCTGCTTTGTCCCTCCACAGGGAAGTGGTTCGTGAGCACGGGGAAGGACAACCTGCTCAACGCCTGGAGGACGCCCTACGGAGCCAGCATCTTCCAGgtgagcagccagcagggctggggctgcctgggctgaggctgccaggagctgcccagctcTAACAAACCAGCCCCATAAActcatccctgcagcctcccccggagcaggggctgggaccctgctctgaggctgctgcttgTGCTTACCCCTGTTCTCTGCAGTCGAAGGAAACCTCCTCAGTCCTCAGCTGTGACATCTCCACGGACGACCAGTTCATCGTGACCGGCTCAGGGGACAAGAAAGCGACAGTTTACGAGATCATTTACTGAGCCCCAGAGGTGCCAACTGCGGGACAGGCAGCTGTCCACGGGGATGGACAGGTGGACTCtacctgccctgctgctgactTCCCAAAGAACGTGCAGCCGGTGGCTGTGGCATCCCAGCTGGAGGAGAGCGGAGAGGGGTGGAGGTGGCCCTGGGACCATGGCCAGGCATGGTGCAGGCCGCTGCTCGGGGTGGATTTCCTGGGGACTTTCtccttgttttgttctttgtgggTTTCTTTCTAAATCTAGACTGTGGGAGTTGGAGATGGGGGGGGAGGTCTGGCATTgttaggggttttgtttgggtgctttttttatttttgttttttaactttttgttgtggggtttttatttgtttaaggCTCTGGGCATGCCAGGGTGGATGGGCTCTGGCCTTACTTCCCTCTGTGCCTCCCAGGGtgtatttaataataaaaacaaaccaaaaaaaagcagctgtgcctTGTCTTGGGCAGTACCCTTGatgctctgtggggctgggatggaccCAGGTGGGAAGGGGTGGCACCACAGCAGGAACCTTGTCCCTTTTGGTCACAACTTGCTGctcctttcctgtgctgaggagggTCTGAGGGGCTCCTCAGTGGGCAGAGCTCACCCCTGGCCCTGGcggggagcaggagccaggagcagcagtgtgggCACGGCCTGGTGCTGGCTCTGCCGTGCCCCCGGTGGAGCAGCCTCGGGCTCCGTGGGtgtgggggagaggagaggccAGCCCTGGAGGAAGTGGTTTCTGAAGGAAATGAGATGGGAGCACTCAGCGCCTGCCTTATCGGTCTGGCCGCCTGCCAGCACTGCCGTGGGcaagcagggctgctcccaggagcccGGGGCTGGCAAGGGCTGCGgtgtggcagctgctctgggctgctgcccccagccacAGCTCACCACAGGCACCACAGagcgctgctggggctggggctgccatgGCAGGCCAGCAGCCACACCTCGGCCACGCTGGGAGCGtcctcccctgtgctgctggccaaaagcagccccccaggacacccttcagagcccagcccttggcacagctggcagcatgGCTGGCAAAGGCCCCTGCTCAGACCCGGCCCAGCCcttcttttgttcatttttattagTAAGGGATTGAAAACATAGTTAAATACACTTCTTTACTGATCATTTACAGCtgttgctgcagcagaaaatgggTGCTGTTAAGTCAGTAGCAGGAATTCAGGAGACACACACTCTCAGGCTGTgtccagctccctgtgcagccgGCCTGGAGGACAGACAGAACCCAGGatgtccagcccagcccttgcCCAGCCTCAGGGGCTGCCAGGCTACACCCAGCCCTCACTGCCAGCCTCGTGCAGGAACCAGGGCAGGAGGATGGGGCCAGGGCCTTGGTTTGGTGTctgaaagcagaggaggaggagggaaagtagagctgcaggagggcaggtcCAGCACTGGAAGCCTCTGTGAGCATGGTGGCATTGGGGAAGGTGTGTCCCCATTCCTGATGGTGACAGGAGTCAGTAAACCACCTCATACACTGTGGCCTTTTTGTCACCAGAGCCCGTAACGATGAATTTGTCGTTGACAGAGATGTCACAGCTCAGGACTGACGAGGACTCCTTCGACTGCgagggagagggcaggaggtgagagcagggctggtgcccGGAGCCACCATCATGGCCCTGCACAGATGCCTCAGCCCACCTGGAAGATGCTGGCTCCGTAGGGCGCCCGCCAGGCGTTGAGCAGGTTGTCCTTCCCCGTGCTCACGaaccacttccctgggacaGGAGACAAAGGGGGTGTCAACAGCTGGAACACCACGCAGGGGGGTGACCATGGGGGAATAAACCACAGGGATAAATCTGAGGCTAtccacagcccaggcaggaaaaAGGGCCCTTCCTACCGCAGGAGGCGAATTTGAGAGAGAGGACGCAGCTCTCGTGGAGGTGCAGCTGGTACTTGTCGGGTTTGGTGACGTGCAGGATCTCCACGTTGCTGCTCTCCATGCCCACGGCCAGCCACTCTCCCATGGGGCAGTAGCCCAGGGAGAAGATCTGAGGGGACACACAGGCTCACACAGTGGCCCAGCAGGTCCCAGCTGGCCCCGGGGTGCTGCCAGAGGGCTCCAGCCCTACCTGGGAGCTGAAGtcgtgctgctgcagctgccgccCCTCCCGCAGGTCCCAGCAGCGCACGGTGTTGTCCAGCCCCCCTGTCCACAGCTTGGTGCCATAGTTAGAGATGTCAATGCAGCTGGCACCGTCCGTGTGGCCTTGAAACTGCCTGGGAaagagggggagggagagggagagggcgagggcacagctggcagggcagcctgtgagccagcactgccccctgtgcctgccccgcagcccctgccccagcctcacCTCACCATCGTCTGGTTCTGCAGGTCCCACACCACGATGTTGCCGTcgctgcagcaggagaagcagacTTTGGCGTCAGGGCTGATGGCCAGGGCGTAGCAGGCGGGGGCAGAGGAGGTGAGCTCGGCCTTGATGCGGGGCGTGGGGGCTGCCAGGTCCCAGATGGACAGGGTGCTGGCCTCCCCCCCCACGATCAGGCTGCGGCCGTCGGGGAGCAGCTTGCAGGAACGGATGTAGTTGTCACGGTTCTGCACGGGGGTGACGGGCAACAGGGCAAGGCAAGGAGGACACGATGAGCACACAGGGCCTTGCAGGAGACACTTCTCcttctcccactgcagctgagagacccctctgccccctccactggagcaggggcacattctcctgcccagccccagcccaaaggcatttctgctcctcctcctcctcctcctcctcctcaccagGCAGTCCAGCTGAGCCACGGCCGTCTTGGTGCCCGGCTGCCCCACGTCCCAGACCTTGACGCAGCCCTTGCCCCCGGTGTAGACGTGTCGCGTGGAGTTGCTGATGGTGACAGCACAGACCACCTCGCCGTGGCTCAGGGTGTGCAGCTGCCGCGCGTGCCGGGGGATGCCCGAGCCCATGAGGGCGTCGGGGGGGAAAGGCACCGGCTGCATCTGCCCGTCGGCGCTGACGTGGAAGGAGTAGGCACTGcaagggagcagagcagtgagaaGAGAGCAGAATCCTGCgtgcacaggggctgctgccacgCAGCTCCAACACGGTTTGGAGTCAGAGGTCATGGAAGGAGAAGGCACTAGAAGGGAGCAGAAGAGAGGCCTGAACAACCCTTGTGTGATGGCCAAGGGCAGGAGGTGATCTCTCCTTTAGCTCCGCTCAAGCCAAGGTGGAAGGTGCCCAAGCCAAGGGGGAAGGTGCCCATTATGCCTTGACTAATGAGGGGTTTAATtacccagctgcagctgccaggaatGAAATGGCAGCGCTGGATTCCGGATTGGAGAGCAGCtccccctcagcccagcccagccctgccctgccctgggggagcCCTTGGGAGGGAGATGCTCCCAGCACCCACCTCAGCCCCTTGCTCccaccctccctgcagccccagcacgtGCAGCCACTTACGGcttccctccagggatggtggggAGTGAAGAGGAGAGGGTGGAAGCCCTCAGGTGAGGGTGAGACTCAAACGCCACCTGCACAAAGCAAAGGGCACatgaggagcagggcagaggacACCAAAGTGGGGCTCTGGCCTTTCCCTGCACACCCTGGAACCTCCGTGCAAGCTCCCTGCTCGCTGTGTCTTCACATGGAGCGACAAAAGCCAAAATGGGTTCCCACAGACACCAGTGGAAGAAGCAGAGGCTTCTCTGAGTGCACTGAAGCTTCCACCAGCCCTACCACCTCTGCCAGGTAGCCCTTCCTATGGCTGCAACCCCAGCTGAAGCCCcggatgctgcccaggggccgggcagcagagccagctcacCCAGCCTCCCCCTCCTCGGTGACTTACCACGGGGGAGCGGCCGTAGAGCAGcgtgctgctggcctggggcacCGAGAGCTGGATGCCCATGTAGAGGCCGGGGGCCGGGAGCTCCCCGCTGAGGGCGGCGTGGGGCACCGTGCCCAGGGAGGACgtgaaggggctggaggagctcagggGGCTGCGGAGAGCTGCGCGAGGAGAGAGCCGCGTCTTGGCCCTGGCGTCACCCGGGGGAGAGGGGCACCTGGTGACTGCACAGCCACCCCCTCCGGCCCTCACAGCCAAGCCCTGAAGCACCCAGCTTCGTGCAGCCCCACCAAAATGACaactcagcagagaaaaagagattaaaCCCCTGCTCTACCCCGACCACCACCCTCGGCAGGTCCGAGCCCACCACCTGTGTGGCAATGGCAGAGGGGCTCCTGtttgtcactgtttttttctggaaaaatccctttgccaggatttcttctcctgggaagctgagaagcttcagagaaaaatgaaaacaatattatctcatttgcttctcctgtgttttgctgctttggaatgtggtttgggcattgtttaccaacaggtgcatgtttgattggtttcatgtcaattgttttaacttaaagACCAATCACAGTCAGGCTGTGTTGAGGCTCTGGAAGGGGTCACGAGTTTTCATGATCATTCTTcgtagccttctgtctgtatcctttctctattctttagtatagctTTAGTATAGCAtcctttaatataatataatatcataaaataataaattagccttctaagaacatggagtcagattctccCTCCATCTGGGGAACTCAGAAAATACCACACCTGTTGGCCACGGTTCATAGCTCTGATCCTGCAGAGCAaaacagccctgccagctgtgctggtggcaggcaggctcctgcctccctccatcccatcccatcccatcccatcccatcccatcccatcccatcccatcccatcccatcccatcccagcagagcagagcagccccatgCTGTCCTGGACACTCACTGGCGCTGTCGGTGCTGGGCGCCTTGCCCGGGGGCGGCCGGAGAGCGACGGCCGAGCTGGGCCCGGGGCCTGGTGTGAGGGAGTCACGGggaggtgaggaagaggagggctTGGAGGTGGGAGCGCTGGCCACGGAGTCAGTCtgtgcagcagaggaaagaagagcACCTTCAGCTGTGGGACCAGAACCTCCACCTTGCAGGGTGGAAGGAGCTCCTGGATGGAGCTGTACAAGGATTGGCCATCCAGGGCCTGatcctctctcttctcctttgccCCCTGCATGTCCCCACTCTCCCCACAGCTGCAAATGCCCCATGCAAGCTTTGGGTCACCCCGAACTGCCCCAACCCTGCTGTGTCCACCAGCATGGACGCATCTGCTGCTCCCTCAAGCAAAACTCCTCCTGCATGGAGGGGGTacccccatccccagcctggcatGAACTGGCCTCTCCAATCCCCACAGCTATTTCATTCCTTGCTTTATTTCCCTGCCTCTcctatttcttctgcttttttttctgtctggggATTTTGTCGACaccagcaaaggaaaaaaaaaaaaattaataacagaGAAAAGCTAcgtgctgtgctggcagattGCTCAGGGCGCTTTGTCTGCTCTAATCCGattgtgctggggagctgctgctcgctgctgcccacagcccccagctggcTCCTGACCCCAGATGGAGGGACCTATCACTTGGTCCCTGCGGTGGCTGGGAGGCCAAGGAGTGGCAGAAACAtccctcccccttcccacaCGCTGATGTTTCAATCTGAGCACTGGACTGGTGCTTggcaaggaggaagaaaaaaaaaaacacagaagcaaaaaaaaaaaaaaaaaaaaaaaaaaaaaaaaaaaaaaaaaaaaaaaaaggagaagaaggaaaaatcaattgctgtgagcagctctggggaatCCTGCAGGCAGGCGGGTGGAGAAcactgcagagcctgtgctgtgcccagcagcactcACCCTGCCCCGAGGGCACGGATCTCTGCCACCGGGGTGGGGGTGCCAGCGGGCACAAACCCGGCCATTCCTGTCCGGCCGTCCATGGCCATTTCAGACTGAGAAATTCCCGGCCATGCTGCCGGCCCCACAGCCCACCCCCGGCCCAGGGGCTCCTCACCGGGCTCTGCTCCTTGCACCGGCCGGGCGCGGTGCCGCCGCCGGAGCCGAGGGACGCGGGGCTCCCGGGCAGCTCCCGGCGGGATGGGCGGCTGGGCGagcggccggggctgccgggctCCGAGGGCGGGTCCTGGGGGGAGAACAGCTCTGTGGGAAGCAGGAACCCCTCTGTGTAGGAGGGCAGGCTCCCTGGGGAGCCACCACCACCAGTCCCCTGAATGAGGAGCATCCGCATCTGCTCCCCTGGATGAGAAACGGCCTCGGCTTTTCTCTTGGGACAAAATGAGAAGTGACAGCAGGTTCAGAGGACATGGATGTCTtcacagggagggatggggatcAGCACACATGAGGAGCTGAGACAGGGCTGCCATTTCAGAGGCAAGGCCACCCCTCAGCTCTTGCACTCCCATTCAACCAGGTCTGACTTTTTATCAGCACAATAAGCAGCTTTCATAAGCGtcatttgctgcagaaattcctcctgatcCTCCTTTCAGGGCTTGTATTTTCTTAGGAAGTGGCACGAAAAGACTTCATGTCTTTCTCTCCCCTCTGTCTTCTGAGAAAGGAATAAGCACGTCCCCAAAAACACCTTCTCTACCAAGAACAGCGGTGGCTGGGATCAAGATCTGTCAGGTGTGCCTCAGTTAGGAAAGGCTGTACCAGAAGCATGTGGCAGTTCCATTGCAAAAGACTGGAATTCAGTGAATGCCCTGCACTGTGGTGAGTTAAAGTCGAGGCTGTTTgagagccaggcagggcaggaagggtcAGGGTGTGCCATGAGGCTCCTGCCACCTCCAcccacaggagctgccagcagcaagcCCAGCTCCATGGAGCTCTCATCCCAGCTTATCAGCCTCCCCATatgggatgctgcagcagaggggctggaaggggaTTGTGAAGCAGAGCCAAGCCTGTGGCTGGCAAAGCTGAGCCCTGGCTGGCACGGCCTCCCCAGAGCAGTGGGAGTGGAATCCGTCTTGGCTGGCACAACGCacgggagcagggctggcacgtGTCCTGGCTAGccactgctgcccagcagcaacGAGCTGCAGCCTAAAGACCCCCAAAGCTGGGGAACCAGAGTCCTAAACCCAACGACTGCAGCTTGAGCAGGACACCTTGCCAGGCTCCAAGGGCTTACCTCATCCACCACCAGGTTGTAGTCACTCTTGTCCCCATCGCTGTCCTGCGAGGAGGGAGAAATCCAGAAGGGCTCAGTCAGGACAGAGAGATGCTGGACCAGGCTCTGTGTTCTGCCCCAGGACCCCAGAGTGACCCATTTTCTCCTGTACATCACTCCCTGGACCCATTTTCTCCTGTACATCACTCCCTGGACCAAcaccagccctgtcctgctggcagcGACCCAGCCTCGGGCTGAGGGGCCTCCCTGGGGCTCCTCGTTTGCTTTGTTCTTGCTCCCAggacagcagccctgtgcagcagggtgggcacagggctgcccagccacctccccagcccagcccagtcctgccagccccagccctcggGGCACTCACAGAAtgcccaggcagctccttctcctcccgCTTCCTCTTCAGCCCCGTGCGCTCCTCGTCCTGCAGGCTCTCGGCAGGGGAAGAAGAAACGCTctgaggcagagggagaggaaggtgTGAGAACCACTGTGAGGGCAGGCAGCCACCCCTCAGCTGTCAGTGGGGCCAGGCCCTGCTCCATGACCACCTCCATCCTGCCAAAGCAtccccctggctgctgggaaggacCCCAAAGCCCAGAGCCAAGCGAGGGAGATCCACCCCCGCAGAGACAACGAGCCAGGGTGGAGCACAAAATCCCCACCCGGAGCCGTGTTTGCTTCACCTCAACCCTGCCACGAGGTTTTGGAAGCAGAATGGGGCCAAGCAGGAAGAACAGCCCtcccccaggtgctgctggcagctgcaggggtgTCACACATGCCCTGGCATCCCCACACTGGTGGCAATGCAGGCAGGAGGTGACAGAGATGCCCCACGGCAGGGCTCCCCGCAGCtgactgctcccagcacaggcagatcAGACACTGAGCCAGGGGCAGAAAGggccatccctgtccccaggccatCTCTGGGCAGCGCTGGCATCACAGACACCTCCTCTCCTACAGATCAATGCCTCCAATTCCCCCGCAGAGATCATTAacccttccttcccctgcctgtACCCTGGATTCTGCAGAGCTACTGTGGAGCCTGGGAAGGGAGTCACAGCCCTGGGACTGGGGGGGATCCTAAAAGGGAGGGGGCAGCCAAGGACTGCAGAGGGGCTGAGAGCTCAGAGACCTGTTCAGAATGATTCCTAAACTGGAAACTCCTTGAAAAGGACAGAGCTGGTTATTTTGGGAGCAGCCCTTGATCTTTAGCTCCTTACATCAGCAAAGACTGAATTGAGGTGGCCCAGAACCTTCAGTTACAAAACCCTGATGCAAACACAGCCCACCCAGGCCAGCAAAGCTCATCCAGCagccccatcccttcccaggaGCCAGTGGCCAGCTTGGAGCACACTGGAGATGCCATCAGGACCAGCTGAGGCCACTGGCCTGTCACAGCTTACCCGGcttgggctgtgctctgggtccaggcagcagcagggagagcgTCCCAGGTCCACgtcagagcagaggggaggaCAGGGAGAGGTTGTTAATGCCAAGCCTGTGCCCCACATAcccaggcaggaaggagagaggggcacagcagggcaaaCCAGGAAACAGCAGGACACGggttcagaaaacaaacaaacaaaaatcacacCTGATTTCCCACTTTGCCCACCTGAAGTGTGGATTCTGTGCTGTCTAATGGGAGGCCAGCACTTTGTGCTCCTCAGGGAAGCAGGGGAATCTCTACCCACCCACCTCCTTCCAAGAGCTTATCCCAGCTCTGGAATCCCTTCCCTAGACATGAAAACAGCTCCAAAGGCCCCAGGAGGGGAGAGCTGGCCAGCTGACATCCCTGAATCACA from Motacilla alba alba isolate MOTALB_02 chromosome 28, Motacilla_alba_V1.0_pri, whole genome shotgun sequence includes the following:
- the TLE2 gene encoding transducin-like enhancer protein 2 isoform X1, which translates into the protein MFPQGRHPVSAAGAAGPGRAGPRGRAAASSRAVSPLQPGQPFKFSVLEICDRIKEEFQFLQAQYHSLKLECEKLVSEKTEMQRHYVMYYEMSYGLNIEMHKQAEIVKRLSAICAQIIPFLTQEHQQQVLQAVERAKQVTMGELNSIVGQQQLQQLSQHASPLPLAPHPSSMQPPSLSGASGTAGLLALSGALMAQAQLATKEDRVAQEGENREHSPSRSVSSSPAESLQDEERTGLKRKREEKELPGHSDSDGDKSDYNLVVDEDPPSEPGSPGRSPSRPSRRELPGSPASLGSGGGTAPGRCKEQSPTDSVASAPTSKPSSSSPPRDSLTPGPGPSSAVALRPPPGKAPSTDSATLRSPLSSSSPFTSSLGTVPHAALSGELPAPGLYMGIQLSVPQASSTLLYGRSPVVAFESHPHLRASTLSSSLPTIPGGKPAYSFHVSADGQMQPVPFPPDALMGSGIPRHARQLHTLSHGEVVCAVTISNSTRHVYTGGKGCVKVWDVGQPGTKTAVAQLDCLNRDNYIRSCKLLPDGRSLIVGGEASTLSIWDLAAPTPRIKAELTSSAPACYALAISPDAKVCFSCCSDGNIVVWDLQNQTMVSCALALSLSLPLFPRQFQGHTDGASCIDISNYGTKLWTGGLDNTVRCWDLREGRQLQQHDFSSQIFSLGYCPMGEWLAVGMESSNVEILHVTKPDKYQLHLHESCVLSLKFASCGKWFVSTGKDNLLNAWRAPYGASIFQSKESSSVLSCDISVNDKFIVTGSGDKKATVYEVVY
- the TLE2 gene encoding transducin-like enhancer protein 2 isoform X3, whose translation is MFPQGRHPVSAAGAAGPGRAGPRGRAAASSRAVSPLQPGQPFKFSVLEICDRIKEEFQFLQAQYHSLKLECEKLVSEKTEMQRHYVMYYEMSYGLNIEMHKQAEIVKRLSAICAQIIPFLTQEHQQQVLQAVERAKQVTMGELNSIVGQQQLQQLSQHASPLPLAPHPSSMQPPSLSGASGTAGLLALSGALMAQAQLATKEDRVAQEGENREHSPSRSVSSSPAESLQDEERTGLKRKREEKELPGHSDSDGDKSDYNLVVDEDPPSEPGSPGRSPSRPSRRELPGSPASLGSGGGTAPGRCKEQSPTDSVASAPTSKPSSSSPPRDSLTPGPGPSSAVALRPPPGKAPSTDSATLRSPLSSSSPFTSSLGTVPHAALSGELPAPGLYMGIQLSVPQASSTLLYGRSPVVAFESHPHLRASTLSSSLPTIPGGKPAYSFHVSADGQMQPVPFPPDALMGSGIPRHARQLHTLSHGEVVCAVTISNSTRHVYTGGKGCVKVWDVGQPGTKTAVAQLDCLNRDNYIRSCKLLPDGRSLIVGGEASTLSIWDLAAPTPRIKAELTSSAPACYALAISPDAKVCFSCCSDGNIVVWDLQNQTMVRQFQGHTDGASCIDISNYGTKLWTGGLDNTVRCWDLREGRQLQQHDFSSQIFSLGYCPMGEWLAVGMESSNVEILHVTKPDKYQLHLHESCVLSLKFASCGKWFVSTGKDNLLNAWRAPYGASIFQSKESSSVLSCDISVNDKFIVTGSGDKKATVYEVVY
- the TLE2 gene encoding transducin-like enhancer protein 2 isoform X4, whose translation is MFPQGRHPVSAAGAAGPGRAGPRGRAAASSRAVSPLQPGQPFKFSVLEICDRIKEEFQFLQAQYHSLKLECEKLVSEKTEMQRHYVMYYEMSYGLNIEMHKQAEIVKRLSAICAQIIPFLTQEHQQQVLQAVERAKQVTMGELNSIVGQQQLQQLSQHASPLPLAPHPSSMQPPSLSGASGTAGLLALSGALMAQAQLATKEDRVAQEGENREHSPSRSVSSSPAESLQDEERTGLKRKREEKELPGHSDSDGDKSDYNLVVDEDPPSEPGSPGRSPSRPSRRELPGSPASLGSGGGTAPGRCKEQSPTDSVASAPTSKPSSSSPPRDSLTPGPGPSSAVALRPPPGKAPSTDSATLRSPLSSSSPFTSSLGTVPHAALSGELPAPGLYMGIQLSVPQASSTLLYGRSPVVAFESHPHLRASTLSSSLPTIPGGKPAYSFHVSADGQMQPVPFPPDALMGSGIPRHARQLHTLSHGEVVCAVTISNSTRHVYTGGKGCVKVWDVGQPGTKTAVAQLDCLNRDNYIRSCKLLPDGRSLIVGGEASTLSIWDLAAPTPRIKAELTSSAPACYALAISPDAKVCFSCCSDGNIVVWDLQNQTMFQGHTDGASCIDISNYGTKLWTGGLDNTVRCWDLREGRQLQQHDFSSQIFSLGYCPMGEWLAVGMESSNVEILHVTKPDKYQLHLHESCVLSLKFASCGKWFVSTGKDNLLNAWRAPYGASIFQSKESSSVLSCDISVNDKFIVTGSGDKKATVYEVVY